The segment CGCCTCAAGTCCGTGGTCGGCCAGGGCCAGGCCGAACGGCAGGGTGGCGTTGTTCAGGGCCTCGGACGAGGTGCGCGGGGCGGCACCCGGCATGTTGGCGACGCAGTAATGGACCACGCCATCGACAGTGTAGGTCGGGTCCTCGTGGGTGGTGGCGTGGCTGGTCTCGAAACAGCCGCCCTGGTCGATGGCGACGTCGACGAGCACCGAGCCCGGCTTCATTCGCTTCAGATGGTCCTTCTTGATCAGCTTGGGGGCCTCGGCTCCGGGGACCAGGACTGCGCCGATGACGACGTCGGCCTTGACGATCTCCTCCTCGATCGCGCCGATCGAGGAATAGCGGGTGATGACGCGGCCGTTGGTGACCTCGTCGATATAGGCCATGCGCGGGATCGAGCGTTCCAGCACCACGACCTCGGCCCCCAGACCCATGGCCATGCGGGCGGCGTTCAGGCCGACGACCCCGCCCCCCAGGACCAGCACGCGGGCCGGGGCCACGCCCGGGACGCCGCAGAACAGCAGGCCCATGCCGCCGTTGTGCTTCAGCAGGGTCTCGGCGGCGGAGAAGACGGCGATCCGTCCGGCGACCTCGGACATCGGGGCCAGCAGGGG is part of the Brevundimonas sp. AJA228-03 genome and harbors:
- the ald gene encoding alanine dehydrogenase — translated: MRVGVPKEIKKNEHRVGLTPTAVREYVAHGHTVSVETGAGLGAGFTDEDFRRAGAAIVADAPTIFAGNDMIVKVKEPQKVEWEMLREDQILYTYLHLAPDPEQTRGLLASRCAAVAYETVTDARGGLPLLAPMSEVAGRIAVFSAAETLLKHNGGMGLLFCGVPGVAPARVLVLGGGVVGLNAARMAMGLGAEVVVLERSIPRMAYIDEVTNGRVITRYSSIGAIEEEIVKADVVIGAVLVPGAEAPKLIKKDHLKRMKPGSVLVDVAIDQGGCFETSHATTHEDPTYTVDGVVHYCVANMPGAAPRTSSEALNNATLPFGLALADHGLEALKKDPHLARGLNVLKGEITYPAVAEAMGLSWSDPFGVWARG